taattaattaattaatgaactCCATCTTCTGCTGTAATTAATCCTGTGTACGTGTGTTCTGTATGCATGATCGCCTCaccggagtatatatatatcgatcgcCGGCGATcaccggaggaggtggagggcctTGAGGAGGACGGGGCGGAAGCGGCGGACGTCGAGGCGGACGTCCTGCTGCCCGAGGTAGATGTCCTTGACGAGCGACCAGCTCTGCTTGTGGATGGGGAGCGGGTCGAGGAACACCGGGTGCGCCCGCGGGTACACCTCCGACAGCGTGCTCTCCTCCGCCGTGATGTTGTACTGCAGGTACCTCATGTTCATGTCGCGCGGCGGCACGCCGTACTCGTCCATGGCGAGCCCCTCCATCCTCCCCAGCGGCACCACCTGGATCACCACCGCGTTCATGGGGAGGAACACCAGGTTGGTCAGCCCCGACCCGTGCACCGCCACCATCGCGTCGTACGAGttcaccgccgacgccgccgccgggatgTGGGCgtccagctccgccgccgccacctcgaacccgaccccctccgccgccgccacgatcTCGTCCAGGTTCAcgaaccggcggcgggagcgccgGTTGATCACCAGCAGCCGCGGCTTCTTGCTcttgtcctcctcctccatccggATCGCGTGCTCCCGCGGCAGCGCGTACCGCCACATCAAGAACCGCTTGAAGTCCACCATGGAGTAGTTGTTCGGAGCTCGCCGCGGGTCGATGCTGAGGTCCTTGTGGCTGTGGAGCccgacggtggcgcggcggtAGCAGCGGACGCGCTGCTCGGCGTCGAGGTCGACGGGCTCGTACTTGGTCAGGCCCTCCACGATCTCCCTGTACTTGCCGAACCACCACCGCTGCTTCTGCGTCACCAGCAGCTggacctcgccggcgaggtggcgcgACGTGATGAACAGCGGGATGATGTTGTCGTTGAAGTCGTGGTAGTAGTTGCCGCAGTAGCCGCCGTTGGAGTACACGATCGCCGGGACGTCGTGCCACTCGTCGCACGGCGGCGCCTCGTCGGCGGTCACCAGCCGCACCGTCACCTCCGTGATGCCGGGCATCACGCGGGACTCGCCCTTGCGGGTGTACGGCTGGATCTTCCACCTCGTCGCGTTCGCGTCCACGCCCGTCGcgttcacgccgccgccgccgccggagatggaggCGAGGCTCGGCGCCACCAGGAACACCTCCGACGTGCGGCCGAGGATGCGGATGGCGCCCTCCATCTCGCACACGTCGGATCTATTGTCTCTGAAGTCGCATCGCAGGTGAGGCTCCGGGATGAACTCATCTGCATCAAGAATTTCATCGAGCAAATTAAAACAAAATCAGAATCTTTTCTCCAAGATAAACTCAGAATCAACAACGTCAGAAATTAATCACATTGTGGGGTTTGAAATTCCCAAGATTATGTGACACATACCTACTTGTTTGAAGCTCCTCCTACCATCAATCAACATTGATGGGAAACCAGGCTTGCCTGCAGGGACAACCCATCAATGTCAGTTAACCCATTTCGATCACAAGAACATGGGAATAACAACAGATGCTGATATCCTAACGTGAGCAGTAGCCTATCATGAATCCATGATGGACATTGTCAACGAACTAATCAATTCATCATTCAGCAACTGTTACCATTTTATCCCAACAAATAAAGGAACTTGTTTTCTTGAAAGGATTCAGCAACTGTTTCCAAATATGCACAGGAATGGAGTATCGACAAGACAAACAGCATATGCTTCTC
The Oryza sativa Japonica Group chromosome 6, ASM3414082v1 DNA segment above includes these coding regions:
- the LOC4342010 gene encoding beta-1,2-xylosyltransferase XYXT1-like: MKAAVRSKKSKGSFCHPPLLLLIVAIQFLVIYSPTLDQYMVMLTTGKPGFPSMLIDGRRSFKQVDEFIPEPHLRCDFRDNRSDVCEMEGAIRILGRTSEVFLVAPSLASISGGGGGVNATGVDANATRWKIQPYTRKGESRVMPGITEVTVRLVTADEAPPCDEWHDVPAIVYSNGGYCGNYYHDFNDNIIPLFITSRHLAGEVQLLVTQKQRWWFGKYREIVEGLTKYEPVDLDAEQRVRCYRRATVGLHSHKDLSIDPRRAPNNYSMVDFKRFLMWRYALPREHAIRMEEEDKSKKPRLLVINRRSRRRFVNLDEIVAAAEGVGFEVAAAELDAHIPAAASAVNSYDAMVAVHGSGLTNLVFLPMNAVVIQVVPLGRMEGLAMDEYGVPPRDMNMRYLQYNITAEESTLSEVYPRAHPVFLDPLPIHKQSWSLVKDIYLGQQDVRLDVRRFRPVLLKALHLLR